In one Thermaerobacter sp. PB12/4term genomic region, the following are encoded:
- a CDS encoding DivIVA domain-containing protein → MALTPLDIHNKQFPRSFRGYNETEVDEFLEQVGREFDQVLRDNAALREQVEALNARLEQYRQLEDTLHNTLVVAQETAEEVKASAQKQAELMINQARLEAEQIVQAARAKAEEMERRYQELLSSMKAARARMRALLLAHLQLLDEEAGDGSTDEGAAGERGDGEEAQEHRGDAKDGAGRGVPAGTRDPAPLGAPAAWGAREAAAARDRAGGV, encoded by the coding sequence ATGGCCCTGACCCCTCTGGACATCCACAACAAGCAGTTTCCCCGTTCCTTCCGCGGCTACAACGAGACCGAGGTCGACGAGTTCCTCGAGCAGGTGGGCCGCGAGTTCGACCAGGTGCTACGGGACAACGCGGCCCTGCGCGAGCAGGTCGAGGCCCTGAACGCCAGGCTCGAGCAGTACCGGCAGCTGGAGGACACCCTCCACAACACGCTGGTGGTGGCCCAGGAGACGGCGGAGGAGGTCAAGGCCAGCGCCCAGAAGCAGGCGGAGCTCATGATCAACCAGGCGCGGCTGGAGGCCGAGCAGATCGTGCAGGCCGCCCGGGCCAAGGCCGAGGAGATGGAGCGCCGCTACCAGGAGCTGCTGAGCAGCATGAAGGCTGCCCGGGCGCGGATGCGTGCCCTGCTGCTGGCCCATCTGCAGCTGCTGGACGAAGAGGCCGGGGACGGGAGCACGGACGAAGGGGCCGCCGGTGAACGTGGGGACGGGGAGGAGGCACAGGAGCACCGCGGCGATGCCAAGGACGGTGCCGGGCGCGGTGTTCCTGCCGGAACGCGGGATCCGGCACCGCTGGGTGCCCCGGCGGCGTGGGGTGCACGCGAAGCGGCTGCCGCCCGGGACCGGGCGGGGGGCGTGTAA
- the ileS gene encoding isoleucine--tRNA ligase: MDYRATLNLPKTDFPMRANLPQREPEIQRRWDEMGLYRRLREARRGRPRFVLHDGPPYANGDIHVGTALNKILKDVVVRHASMAGYDAPYVPGWDTHGLPIERRALEVLGVDRRAISPVELRNRCRAYALDQMNRQRQQFRRLGVLGDWERPYLTLEPEYEAKQIEVFGEMARRGYIYRNLYSVYWCPVDETALAEAEIEYREKTSPSIFVAFPVVDGRGRLPEGARLVIWTTTPWTIPANLAIAVHPEARYVAVETDRELLVVAEPLVERVLQAARLDERGRLGPWTGAELEGVTYRHPLFDRTSPVVLGEHVSMEEGTGLVHTAPGHGQEDFEVGRRYGLPVLSPVDDRGRFTEEAGPFAGLFYADANPHIVRALEEAGALLAQGTIRHQYAHCWRCRQPVIFRATTQWFASVEGFRRQALEAIEGVRWIPEWGRERIHNMIADRGDWCISRQRAWGVPIPVFYCEACQEPVITEESIRAVAALFRREGSNAWFLREAAQILPEGFACPHCGSRQGFRKETDIMDVWFDSGSSHAAVLETREELAWPADLYLEGSDQHRGWFQSSLLTAVATRGRAPYRAVLTHGFVVDGEGRKMSKSLGNVVDPNDVIRRYGADVLRLWAVSSDYRGDVRISEDILKQMAEVYRKIRNTLRFLLANLGDFDPARDAVPYGELGELDRWALARLAQVTERVRRAYEEYQYHLVYHAVHNFCVTELSAFYLDVLKDRLYASLPADPRRRAAQTVLYQLARHLTLLLAPVLCHTAEEVWDHLPRLEGDPESVHLALLPEPAAAWRDEELLRRYEVLFEVREAVYRALEQARQEKVIDVPAEARVVIAGGRGEAARVLEALSADLPELFLVAEVVVEPGPAAGAAGEGAGGPGQAAGQPARDPAVRVERTALARCARCWRHVPGVGGDAAHPDLCPRCAAVVHELEAAGA, encoded by the coding sequence GTGGACTACCGCGCAACCTTGAACCTGCCCAAGACCGACTTCCCCATGCGGGCGAACCTGCCCCAGCGGGAGCCCGAGATCCAGCGCCGCTGGGACGAGATGGGCCTCTACCGGCGGCTGCGCGAGGCGCGCCGCGGGCGGCCGCGGTTCGTCCTGCACGACGGGCCGCCCTACGCCAACGGTGACATCCACGTGGGCACGGCCCTCAACAAGATCCTCAAGGACGTGGTGGTGCGCCACGCCTCCATGGCGGGCTACGACGCGCCCTACGTGCCCGGCTGGGATACCCACGGACTGCCCATCGAACGCCGGGCCCTGGAGGTGCTGGGCGTCGACCGGAGGGCCATCTCCCCGGTGGAACTGCGCAACCGCTGCCGCGCCTATGCCCTGGACCAGATGAACCGGCAGCGCCAGCAGTTCCGCCGCCTGGGCGTGCTGGGGGACTGGGAGCGGCCCTACCTCACCCTGGAGCCGGAGTACGAGGCGAAGCAGATCGAGGTCTTCGGCGAGATGGCCCGGCGGGGCTACATCTACCGCAACCTCTACTCGGTCTACTGGTGCCCCGTGGACGAGACGGCCCTGGCGGAGGCCGAGATCGAGTACCGGGAGAAGACGTCGCCTTCCATCTTCGTCGCCTTTCCCGTGGTGGACGGCCGCGGCCGGCTGCCCGAGGGCGCGCGGCTGGTGATCTGGACCACCACCCCCTGGACGATCCCGGCCAACCTGGCCATCGCCGTGCACCCGGAGGCGCGCTACGTGGCGGTGGAGACGGACCGGGAGCTCCTGGTGGTGGCCGAGCCCCTGGTGGAGCGGGTGCTCCAGGCTGCCCGGCTGGACGAACGCGGCCGCTTGGGCCCGTGGACCGGGGCCGAGCTGGAGGGGGTCACCTACCGCCACCCGCTGTTCGACCGCACCTCCCCGGTGGTGCTGGGCGAGCACGTCAGCATGGAAGAGGGGACGGGCCTGGTGCACACGGCGCCCGGCCACGGCCAGGAGGACTTCGAGGTCGGCCGCCGCTACGGCCTGCCTGTGCTGAGCCCGGTGGACGACCGCGGCCGCTTCACCGAGGAGGCGGGGCCCTTCGCCGGCCTGTTCTACGCCGACGCCAACCCCCACATCGTCCGCGCCCTGGAGGAGGCGGGAGCACTGCTGGCTCAGGGCACCATCCGGCACCAGTACGCCCACTGCTGGCGCTGCCGCCAGCCGGTGATCTTCCGGGCCACCACCCAGTGGTTCGCTTCGGTGGAGGGCTTCCGCCGGCAGGCCCTGGAGGCCATCGAGGGGGTGCGCTGGATCCCCGAATGGGGCCGGGAGCGGATCCACAACATGATCGCCGACCGGGGCGACTGGTGCATCTCCCGCCAGCGGGCCTGGGGCGTGCCGATCCCGGTCTTCTACTGCGAGGCCTGCCAGGAGCCGGTCATCACCGAGGAGAGCATCCGGGCGGTGGCCGCGCTCTTCCGGCGGGAGGGGTCCAACGCCTGGTTCCTGCGGGAGGCGGCCCAGATCCTGCCCGAGGGCTTCGCCTGCCCCCACTGCGGCAGCCGGCAGGGCTTCCGCAAGGAGACCGACATCATGGACGTGTGGTTCGACTCGGGGTCGAGCCACGCCGCGGTGCTGGAGACGCGGGAGGAACTGGCCTGGCCGGCCGATCTCTACCTGGAGGGCTCGGACCAGCACCGGGGCTGGTTCCAGTCGTCCCTGCTGACGGCGGTGGCCACCCGCGGCCGGGCGCCCTACCGGGCGGTGCTGACCCACGGCTTCGTGGTCGACGGCGAGGGCCGCAAGATGTCCAAGTCTCTGGGCAACGTGGTCGACCCCAACGACGTCATCCGGCGCTACGGGGCCGACGTGCTGCGCCTGTGGGCGGTCTCGTCGGACTACCGGGGGGACGTGCGGATCTCGGAGGACATCCTCAAGCAGATGGCCGAGGTCTACCGCAAGATCCGCAACACCCTGCGCTTCCTGCTGGCCAACCTGGGGGACTTCGACCCGGCCCGGGACGCCGTGCCGTACGGGGAGCTGGGTGAGCTGGACCGCTGGGCGCTGGCCCGGCTGGCCCAGGTGACGGAGCGGGTGCGGCGGGCCTACGAGGAATACCAGTATCACCTGGTCTACCACGCCGTGCACAACTTCTGCGTCACCGAACTCAGCGCCTTCTACCTGGACGTGCTCAAGGACCGCCTCTACGCTTCCCTGCCCGCCGACCCGCGGCGCCGGGCGGCCCAGACGGTGCTCTACCAGCTGGCGCGCCACCTCACCCTGCTGCTGGCCCCGGTACTCTGCCACACGGCGGAAGAGGTCTGGGACCACCTGCCCCGGCTGGAGGGCGATCCGGAGAGCGTCCACCTGGCCCTCTTGCCCGAGCCTGCCGCCGCCTGGCGGGACGAGGAGCTGCTGCGCCGCTACGAAGTTCTGTTCGAGGTGCGGGAAGCGGTCTACCGCGCCCTGGAACAGGCGCGCCAGGAGAAGGTGATCGACGTGCCCGCCGAGGCCCGCGTGGTCATAGCGGGAGGCCGGGGTGAAGCGGCCCGGGTCCTGGAGGCGCTGTCCGCGGACCTGCCGGAGCTGTTCCTGGTGGCCGAGGTGGTGGTCGAACCCGGCCCGGCGGCCGGCGCCGCGGGGGAAGGGGCCGGGGGCCCGGGGCAGGCCGCGGGCCAACCGGCCCGGGATCCGGCGGTCCGGGTGGAGCGGACGGCCCTGGCCCGCTGCGCCCGTTGCTGGCGGCACGTGCCTGGCGTCGGCGGCGATGCCGCCCATCCCGACCTTTGCCCGCGTTGCGCGGCCGTGGTCCACGAGCTGGAGGCGGCGGGCGCCTGA